A window from Leifsonia shinshuensis encodes these proteins:
- a CDS encoding acetylxylan esterase, whose translation MSRPAHPSVLGHKPLPTPDDYREFWDEALAGARRHPLDLRLAPVDTGLTAVDVFDISFCGYDGRRVRGWLRLPHHRTEPLPGIVHANGYGAGRLSPIDDLTWPAAGFAQLIVDTHGQGGGSTGHLLEGILDPRTSYYRGVFVDAARAVDALRALDEVDATRIAAIGNSQGGGIALGVGALVPDLVAVLAQAPFLTDAPDGVRLAAQGPWLELREYLIEHPDRADAVARTLAYVDGVTSARHATAPGWITDGLADDICPPETARAAAEAYAAPVVFREWPAAGHEAGGTHDRQGALAVLRERFGSTGSAA comes from the coding sequence ATGAGCCGTCCCGCCCACCCGTCCGTGCTCGGCCACAAGCCGCTGCCGACCCCCGACGACTACAGGGAGTTCTGGGACGAGGCGCTCGCCGGCGCCCGCCGCCATCCGCTCGACCTGCGCCTGGCACCCGTCGACACCGGCCTCACCGCCGTCGACGTCTTCGACATTTCCTTCTGCGGGTACGACGGCCGTCGCGTCCGCGGCTGGCTACGGCTCCCGCATCACCGCACGGAGCCCCTGCCGGGCATCGTGCACGCGAACGGCTACGGCGCCGGCCGGCTGTCGCCGATCGACGACCTCACGTGGCCGGCGGCCGGATTCGCCCAGCTGATCGTCGACACCCACGGGCAGGGCGGCGGCAGCACCGGCCACCTGCTGGAGGGGATCCTCGACCCGCGCACCTCTTATTACCGGGGCGTCTTCGTGGACGCGGCCCGCGCGGTCGACGCGCTCCGCGCGCTCGACGAGGTGGATGCCACGCGCATCGCCGCGATCGGCAACAGCCAGGGTGGCGGGATCGCCCTGGGCGTCGGCGCGCTGGTCCCGGATCTCGTCGCGGTGCTCGCGCAGGCGCCGTTCCTGACCGACGCGCCGGACGGCGTCCGGCTCGCAGCGCAGGGTCCCTGGCTGGAGCTGCGCGAGTACCTCATCGAGCATCCCGACCGCGCCGACGCCGTCGCGCGCACCCTCGCGTATGTGGACGGCGTCACGTCCGCCCGCCACGCCACCGCGCCGGGCTGGATCACCGACGGTCTCGCCGACGACATCTGCCCGCCCGAGACCGCGCGCGCCGCCGCCGAGGCCTACGCGGCACCGGTCGTGTTCCGGGAATGGCCCGCCGCCGGGCATGAAGCCGGCGGGACGCACGACCGGCAGGGTGCGCTCGCGGTGCTGCGTGAGCGCTTCGGTTCGACGGGGAGCGCCGCATGA